One genomic segment of Ipomoea triloba cultivar NCNSP0323 chromosome 9, ASM357664v1 includes these proteins:
- the LOC116029683 gene encoding uncharacterized protein LOC116029683, with amino-acid sequence MSESSGESPIEPRYRRSQMEGFERRLQNLQDQFEGKVRPSAENLLTSSPFTDEIMDYRAPADLKIPEHATFDGTGDPREHLVSYQAKMQQKEVQTIEGLDEQVAIIFFMESLRAGKLFIDLHNDRLKTYVEAIQRASRQADMEEAVRQKRSRAELERPSGTEVRRGSERVGAPPPRPTISQLVHEVKDTLPPPPPLKPWDQPEVLPPRGVSSKYCRYHWSTTHTTDECSYLRREIEAMIQKGAPPPPNQWRRHPRSDKTNSRSDRGKQLASEEEEANWKHKPVINMIVGGPEGGYSSSSRKAWARQLYVDTIYGRDDGLKKVCREPILFTDEDLPRSQHPHRDALVIAMDVQGTVVRRVFVDTGSSVNILYLEVFERLG; translated from the exons ATGTCAGAAAGTAGCGGCGAATCACCCATTGAACCCAGATACCGCAGAAGTCAAATGGAGGGATTTGAACGAAGGTTGCAGAACCTACAGGATCAATTTGAAGGCAAGGTTAGGCCTTCCGCAGAAAATCTGCTAACCTCTTCGCCTTTCACTGATGAAATTATGGATTATCGGGCTCCTGCGGATTTAAAAATCCCGGAACATGCCACCTTTGACGGGACAGGAGATCCTCGAGAACACCTGGTCAGTTATCAGGCTAAAATGCAG CAAAAAGAGGTACAAACTATTGAAGGGTTAGACGAGCAAGTGGCTATCATCTTTTTTATGGAGTCGCTTCGAGCGGGCAAGTTGTTCATTGATCTCCACAATGACCGCCTTAAGACATACGTGGAAGCTATCCAAAGAGCCAGTCGTCAGGCGGACATGGAAGAAGCGGTAAGACAAAAACG GAGTCGGGCGGAACTTGAGCGCCCCAGTGGTACTGAGGTACGACGAGGATCCGAGAGGGTGGGCGCTCCTCCCCCTCGTCCCACCATATCTCAGCTCGTTCACGAGGTCAAAGACACCCTACCTCCCCCTCCGCCTTTGAAACCTTGGGATCAGCCTGAGGTCTTGCCTCCTAGAGGGGTCTCTTCAAAATATTGTCGATATCATTGGTCAACCACACATACTACGGATGAGTGTTCTTACTTAAGGAGGGAGATAGAGGCGATGATACAGAAAGGGGCCCCGCCTCCACCTAATCAATGGAGACGGCATCCGCGTTCCGATAAAACAAATTCACGTTCTGACCGAGGGAAACAGCTTGCCTCTGAGGAAGAGGAGGCTAACTGGAAACACAAACCTGTTATCAACATGATAGTAGGAGGACCGGAAGGAGGGTACTCGTCCAGCTCTCGGAAGGCTTGGGCTCGGCAACTGTATGTGGATACCATCTACGGTCGAGACGATGGCCTGAAAAAGGTATGTCGTGAACCTATTTTGTTTACGGATGAAGACTTACCTAGAAGCCAACACCCCCATCGGGATGCATTGGTCATTGCCATGGACGTCCAAGGCACGGTAGTCCGAAGAGTTTTTGTAGATACGGGGAGTAGCGTAAACATCTTATATTTAGAGGTGTTTGAGAGGCTGGGGTAA